In Candidatus Effluviviaceae Genus I sp., the genomic stretch CGTGTTCACGGCGAGCAGGTCCGGCCGTCCCCTCGTCACGAACCCGGACAAGTGCATCGTCTGCGGGCTGTGCGAGATGATGTGTCCCGACATGGCCATCACGGTCCACAAGGAGCGGAAGAAGGCCGGCGGCGAGAAGGGCGAGAAGGCCCCGAAGGACGGCGACAGGTGAGCGTGCAGATCGGGAGGAGGAAGGTGATCTTCCTCCAGGGGAACGAGGCCTGCGCGCTCGGCGCGCTCGCGGCGGGCGTGGACCTCTTCGCGGGCTACCCGATCACGCCGTCGTCGGAGATCGCGGAGTTCCTCTCGGAGAGCCTTCCGCTCGTCGGGGGGCGCTTCATCCAGATGGAGGACGAGATCGCGTCGATGGCCGCGGTCATCGGCGCGTCGCTCGGCGGCGCCAAGGCGATGACGGCAACGTCGGGGCCGGGCTTCTCCCTCATGCAAGAGAATATCGGCTTCGCGTGCATCGCGGAGGTCCCCTGCGTCATCGTCAACGTACAGCGCGCGGGGCCTTCGACGGGTCTCCCGACGCAGCCGGCGCAGATGGACGTGATGCAGACGCGGTGGGGGACGCACGGGGACCACTCGATCATCGCGCTCTCGCCGACGACGGTCCTCGAGTGCTTCACGATGACCATCGAGTGCGTGAGCCTCGCCGAGCGGTACCGCACTCCGGTCGTTCTGCTGATGGACGAGGTCGTGGCGCACATGCGGGAGAACGCGAGTCTGCTGGGGCCCGCGGACTGCGGCATGGCGTCCCGCCCGCGCCCCGCCGCCGGCCTCGCCGACTACTGTCCGTTCGGCGCGTCCGGCGACGGCGTGCCGCCCCTCGCGGCGTTCGGCGGGGAGTATCGCTTCCACGTGACCGGCCTCACGCACGACCCCCACGGTTTCCCGACGATGGTCCCGCGCGAGGTGGACGACAACATCCGTCGCATCGTGTCCAAGGTCGAGTCCCGCGTGGACGAGCTTGCGTCGTACGAGGAGTTCATGCTGGAGGACGCCGACGTCCTCTTGGTCGCGTACGGCTCGACCTCGCGCGTGGCGAAGGCCTCGGTGCGCGAGCTGCGCCGCGCCGGCGTGCGCGCGGGGCTCCTCCGCCCGAGGACCATCTGGCCGTTCTCGCAGAAGCGGCTCCGCGAGCTCGCCCCGCGGCTCCGGCTCGTGGTGGTTCCCGAGATGAACCTCGGGCAGCTCGTGCTCGAGGTCGAGCGGGCCCTCTGCGGGGCCGTGCCCGTGCGACACGTCGGGCGCGTCGACGGGAACCTCTTCGACCCGGGCGAGATCACGGCGTTCGCGCTCAGGGAGGCCGGACGATGAGCCAGGTCATGGAGACGGTGCGGACCTACCTGAGGTCGAACAAGAAGCTCCCCACGG encodes the following:
- a CDS encoding ferredoxin family protein, which translates into the protein MSGEPEERVPKRAWNYPARDAHPSDEIFIYAPWCKSCGICVAFCPAGVFTASRSGRPLVTNPDKCIVCGLCEMMCPDMAITVHKERKKAGGEKGEKAPKDGDR
- a CDS encoding 2-oxoacid:acceptor oxidoreductase subunit alpha; the encoded protein is MGRRKVIFLQGNEACALGALAAGVDLFAGYPITPSSEIAEFLSESLPLVGGRFIQMEDEIASMAAVIGASLGGAKAMTATSGPGFSLMQENIGFACIAEVPCVIVNVQRAGPSTGLPTQPAQMDVMQTRWGTHGDHSIIALSPTTVLECFTMTIECVSLAERYRTPVVLLMDEVVAHMRENASLLGPADCGMASRPRPAAGLADYCPFGASGDGVPPLAAFGGEYRFHVTGLTHDPHGFPTMVPREVDDNIRRIVSKVESRVDELASYEEFMLEDADVLLVAYGSTSRVAKASVRELRRAGVRAGLLRPRTIWPFSQKRLRELAPRLRLVVVPEMNLGQLVLEVERALCGAVPVRHVGRVDGNLFDPGEITAFALREAGR